From Corynebacterium frankenforstense DSM 45800, the proteins below share one genomic window:
- a CDS encoding FAD-binding oxidoreductase gives MAQETIPTTEQSLHGWGRTAPSTAHVLSTPDVETIIDAVKMTAERNSSLPERERRGIIARGMGRSYGDPAQNGGGIVVDMQPLNKIHSIDPDTAIVDVDGGVTLDQLMKAALPYGLWVPVLPGTRQVTIGGAIGPDIHGKNHHSDGSFGDHVTSMELLVADGRVLHLEPEGSEDDPEGTLFWATVGGMGLTGIILRAQIRMTKTETAYFIADTDRTANLDETIAAHSDGSEKNYSYSSAWFDVISPEPKLGRATISRGSLATLDQLKEFAPKLAKDPLKFNAPQLMTVPDIFPSWTMNKLTLSAIGEAYYMMGAPARNQVKNLTQFYQPLDLIGEWNRGYGKAGFLQYQFVVPTEAVEPFKDIIKQMQASGHYSALNVFKLFGEGNRAPLSYPMPGWNVCVDFPIRPGLNKLLDDLDRQVLEFGGRLYLAKESRTTPEMFHKMYPGMEGWLKTRNEIDPTGVFASDMSRRLELR, from the coding sequence ATGGCACAAGAGACCATCCCCACGACGGAACAGTCGCTGCACGGCTGGGGCCGCACCGCCCCGTCGACGGCCCACGTCCTGTCGACCCCGGACGTCGAGACCATCATCGACGCCGTCAAGATGACCGCCGAGCGCAACTCGTCGCTGCCCGAGCGCGAGCGCCGCGGCATCATCGCCCGCGGCATGGGCCGCTCCTACGGTGACCCGGCCCAGAACGGCGGCGGCATCGTCGTCGACATGCAGCCGCTGAACAAGATCCACTCGATCGACCCGGACACCGCCATCGTCGACGTCGACGGCGGCGTGACCCTCGACCAGCTGATGAAGGCCGCCCTGCCCTACGGCCTGTGGGTCCCCGTCCTGCCCGGCACCCGCCAGGTCACCATCGGCGGCGCCATCGGCCCGGACATCCACGGCAAGAACCACCACTCCGACGGCTCCTTCGGCGACCACGTCACTTCCATGGAGCTGCTCGTCGCCGACGGGCGTGTGCTCCACCTCGAGCCCGAGGGCAGCGAGGACGACCCGGAGGGCACCCTGTTCTGGGCGACCGTCGGCGGCATGGGCCTGACCGGCATCATCCTGCGCGCGCAGATCCGCATGACCAAGACCGAGACGGCCTACTTCATCGCGGACACCGACCGCACCGCCAACCTCGACGAGACCATCGCCGCCCACTCGGACGGCTCGGAGAAGAACTACTCCTACTCCTCCGCCTGGTTCGACGTCATCTCCCCGGAGCCCAAGCTGGGCCGTGCCACCATCTCGCGCGGCTCGCTGGCCACCCTCGACCAGCTCAAGGAGTTCGCCCCGAAGCTGGCCAAGGACCCGCTGAAGTTCAACGCCCCGCAGCTGATGACCGTGCCGGACATCTTCCCGTCCTGGACGATGAACAAGCTGACCCTGTCCGCCATCGGCGAGGCCTATTACATGATGGGCGCGCCGGCGCGGAACCAGGTCAAGAACCTCACGCAGTTCTACCAGCCGCTCGACCTGATCGGCGAGTGGAACCGCGGCTACGGCAAGGCCGGCTTCCTGCAGTACCAGTTCGTCGTGCCGACCGAGGCCGTCGAGCCGTTCAAGGACATCATCAAGCAGATGCAGGCCAGCGGCCACTACTCGGCGCTCAACGTGTTCAAGCTCTTCGGCGAGGGCAACCGCGCCCCACTGAGCTACCCGATGCCGGGCTGGAACGTCTGCGTCGACTTCCCGATCCGTCCGGGCCTGAACAAGCTGCTCGACGACCTGGACCGCCAGGTCCTCGAGTTCGGCGGCCGCCTCTACCTGGCCAAGGAGTCGCGCACCACCCCGGAGATGTTCCACAAGATGTACCCGGGCATGGAGGGCTGGCTGAAGACCCGCAACGAGATCGACCCGACCGGCGTGTTCGCCTCGGACATGTCGCGCCGCCTCGAGCTGCGCTGA